The Lactuca sativa cultivar Salinas chromosome 2, Lsat_Salinas_v11, whole genome shotgun sequence genome includes a window with the following:
- the LOC111876652 gene encoding 60S ribosomal protein L39-1: MPSHKSFMIKKKLAKKMRQNRPIPHWIRMRTDNTIRYNAKRRHWRRTKLGF; encoded by the exons ATG CCGTCGCACAAGTCGTTCATGATAAAGAAGAAGCTAGCGAAGAAGATGAGGCAGAACAGGCCTATTCCTCATTGGATCCGTATGCGCACCGACAACACTATCAGGTACAATGCTAAACGTAGGCACTGGCGCCgcaccaaattagggttttaa
- the LOC111876650 gene encoding protein COBRA → MDYCFRSLTRVSISTILLAILLSSFSFTCTEAYDALDPNGNITIKWDIISWTPDGYVAVVTMYNFQQYRHISPPGWTLGWTWAKKEVIWSMMGSQTTEQGDCSRYKSAPPHCCKKTPTVVDLLPGTPYNQQIANCCKGGVINSWAQDPNNYASSFQVSVGAAGTTNKTVKPPKNFTLLAPGPGYTCGPAVVGKPTKFITPDGRRVTQAMMTWNVTCTYSQFLAQKTPTCCVSLSSFYNDTIVPCPTCTCGCQNNITHPGSCVNPNSPYLASVVNGPGKNSLTPLVQCTKHMCPIRVHWHVKLNYKEYWRVKVTITNFNYRMNYSQWNLVVQHPNFDNLTQIFSFNYKPLTPYSSINDTAMLWGVKFYNDFLNQAGPLGNVQSELLFRKDKSTFTFEKGWAFPRRIYFNGDNCVMPPPDAYPYLPNASSRLSFSLFSLLMGSLVFFFSLV, encoded by the exons ATGGATTACTGCTTCAGATCTCTCACCAGAGTATCAATTTCCACCATTCTTCTCGCCATATTGCTTTCTTCATTCAGTTTCACTTGCACAG AAGCCTATGATGCACTCGACCCAAATGGAAACATCACAATCAAGTGGGATATCATAAGTTGGACACCTGATGGCTATGTT GCTGTTGTGACAATGTATAACTTCCAGCAATATCGGCACATTTCACCTCCAGGGTGGACATTAGGTTGGACATGGGCTAAAAAGGAGGTGATATGGAGCATGATGGGGAGTCAAACCACTGAACAAGGAGATTGTTCAAGATACAAAAGTGCACCACCACATTGCTGCAAGAAAACTCCAACTGTTGTTGATTTATTACCAGGAACCCCTTACAATCAACAAATTGCAAACTGCTGCAAAGGAGGTGTCATCAACTCGTGGGCCCAAGATCCCAACAATTATGCCAGCTCATTCCAGGTCAGCGTGGGTGCAGCCGGAACCACTAACAAAACTGTCAAACCGCCCAAGAACTTTACCTTGCTTGCACCCGGTCCAGGCTATACGTGTGGGCCCGCTGTTGTTGGTAAACCAACAAAGTTTATTACTCCAGATGGAAGAAGAGTAACTCAAGCCATGA TGACATGGAACGTTACATGTACATATTCACAGTTTCTTGCTCAAAAAACTCCCACTTGCTGTGTATCTCTCTCTTCTTTCTACAATGACACAATCGTACCCTGCCCAACCTGCACATGTGGATGCCAAAACAATATTACTCACCCTGGAAGCTGTGTAAA CCCAAACTCACCATATCTAGCTTCAGTTGTTAATGGGCCTGGTAAGAACAGCTTAACACCTCTGGTTCAATGCACTAAACATATGTGCCCTATTCGAGTTCATTGGCATGTGAAGCTTAATTACAAGGAATACTGGCGTGTGAAGGTCACCATTACAAATTTCAACTACAGGATGAATTACTCTCAATGGAATTTGGTTGTTCAACACCCCAATTTTGATAACCTTACTCAAATTTTCAGCTTTAACTACAAACCATTGACTCCTTATTCTTCTATAA ATGATACTGCTATGTTGTGGGGTGTTAAGTTCTACAATGATTTTCTGAATCAAGCTGGACCATTGGGGAATGTTCAATCAGAGTTACTCTTTCGTAAAGATAAATCAACATTTACATTTGAAAAGGGTTGGGCTTTTCCAAGAAGAATCTATTTCAATGGTGATAACTGTGTGATGCCACCTCCCGATGCATACCCTTATCTCCCAAATGCCAGCTCACGTCTAAGCTTCTCGTTATTCAGTCTATTGATGGGGTCTTTGGTCTTTTTCTTTTCCCTTGTTTGA
- the LOC111876651 gene encoding uncharacterized protein LOC111876651: MTTVVPTSEEDPALSVVRFTAEMAWAEAGPEVAEPQVTSLCVEAQECMIAGRWLDLASLMITSADLVFSKASEKDLECIFTVICNLVKKPESLDESLEISKLISTKIAQQPNEKPSLRLKILFNLYNMLENPYGRFLVYMKALEVAANGKVMDHIIPSFKNTDTLLKEWNLGLHDQRQLFLAISNILKEHKSSTKENLKFLTKYLATFSGDDAHDINEAKEEAAYTIIEFVKAPDMFQCDLLEMPAVAQLEKDSKYALVFELLKIFLVKRLDAYLDFYTTNSELLKSYGLVHEDCISKMRLMTIVDLASNESGQIPYSLIKNSLQIEEDEVESWVVKAIAAKLIDCKIDQMNQVIRVSRYSERVFGVSQWEALRTKLTTWRGNVANVITTIQANKVAEEGTQTMQGLMIR, encoded by the exons ATGACGACCGTCGTACCTACATCCGAGGAGGATCCCGCCCTCTCCGTTGTGCGTTTCACCGCCGAGATGGCCTGGGCTGAAGCCGGTCCTGAG GTAGCTGAACCACAAGTGACTAGTTTGTGCGTGGAGGCCCAGGAATGCATGATTGCTGGCAGATGGTTGGATTTGGCTTCACTAATGATTACTTCGGCTGATTTAGTATTTTCTAAAGCTTCAGAAAAAG ATCTTGAGTGCATCTTCACTGTCATCTGCAATCTTGTTAAGAAGCCCGAAAGCCTTGATGAGTCGCTAGAGATTTCAAAGCTCATATCCACAAAAATTGCCCAACAACCAAATGAAAAGCCTTCACTCCGATTAAAGAT CTTGTTCAATCTGTACAACATGTTAGAGAACCCTTATGGAAGGTTCCTTGTTTACATGAAGGCTCTTGAAGTAGCAGCCAATGGGAAGGTCATGGATCACATCATACCTTCATTTAAAAATACAGACACCCTATTGAAGGAATGGAATCTTGGACTCCATGATCAAAGACAACTCTTTCTTGCCATCTCTAATATCTTGAAGGAACATAAGAG CTCAACCAAAGAAAACCTCAAATTTCTAACCAAGTATCTGGCAACATTCTCTGGTGATGATGCACATGATATAAACGAGGCGAAAGAAGAAGCTGCTTACACCATTATTGAATTTGTGAAAGCACCCGacatgtttcag TGTGATCTGCTTGAGATGCCAGCTGTAGCACAACTGGAGAAAGACTCAAAGTATGCATTAGTCTTTGAGCTTCTCAAGATATTTCTGGTCAAAAGATTGGACGCATACTTGGATTTTTATACAACAAATTCGGAATTACTGAAAAGCTACG GCCTTGTCCATGAAGACTGTATCTCAAAGATGAGGTTAATGACAATTGTGGATCTTGCTTCTAATGAATCTGGTCAAATTCCTTATTCTTTAATCAAGAACTCTCTTCAGATAGAGGAAGATGAGGTGGAATCATGGGTTGTGAAGGCAATCGCTGCAAAATTGATTGATTGTAAAATCGACCAAATGAATCAAGTGATTAGAGTGAG CCGATACAGTGAGCGTGTGTTTGGGGTGTCTCAATGGGAAGCTCTAAGAACAAAGCTGACAACATGGAGG gGTAATGTTGCAAATGTAATAACAACTATTCAAGCCAACAAGGTTGCTGAGGAAGGAACTCAAACAATGCAAGGATTGATGATACGTTAG